The following are from one region of the Euzebya sp. genome:
- the pdxH gene encoding pyridoxamine 5'-phosphate oxidase has protein sequence MADEPTTARMDYGRQPLRRKDLDPDPVAQLQRWLDTAAASDQLVEPTAMGLATVDADGRPALRTVLLRRVVDGRLLFFTNYDSRKARHIEANPHVAALFRWATPQRQVEVRGTVERATTAESDAYFATRPRGAQIGAHASPQSRPLPDRRALELLVEETARRFEGVEVIPRPESWGGYAITPDAVEVWQGRSDRLHDRFRYTRDGDGWTIERLAP, from the coding sequence ATGGCAGACGAACCCACCACCGCCCGCATGGACTACGGCCGGCAGCCGCTGCGCCGCAAGGACCTCGACCCCGACCCGGTCGCCCAGCTGCAGCGCTGGCTCGACACCGCCGCCGCCTCCGACCAGCTGGTCGAGCCGACGGCCATGGGGCTCGCGACGGTCGACGCCGACGGCAGACCGGCCCTGCGGACCGTGCTGCTCCGCCGCGTGGTCGACGGGCGGCTGCTGTTCTTCACCAACTACGACTCGCGGAAGGCCCGCCACATCGAGGCGAACCCCCACGTCGCCGCCCTGTTCCGCTGGGCGACGCCGCAGCGGCAGGTGGAGGTGCGGGGGACCGTCGAGCGGGCCACGACGGCTGAGTCCGACGCCTACTTCGCCACCCGTCCTCGGGGCGCCCAGATCGGCGCGCACGCCTCACCGCAGTCCCGACCCCTCCCCGACCGCCGCGCCCTCGAGCTCCTCGTCGAGGAGACCGCCCGGCGCTTCGAGGGGGTCGAGGTCATCCCCCGCCCGGAGTCCTGGGGCGGCTACGCGATCACCCCTGACGCGGTGGAGGTGTGGCAGGGCCGGTCGGACCGCCTCCACGACCGCTTCCGCTACACCCGCGACGGGGACGGCTGGACCATCGAGCGGCTCGCGCCGTAG
- a CDS encoding tyrosine-type recombinase/integrase, whose amino-acid sequence MARSRRGDGPLGGISKRADGRWAVTWYDHRGRRRVTTRRTRDEAYQLLLDRRHEVGMRIDRDRDPRVQEVLDGWFAEMERTGKPAASARASYRDRCNLIPRWFVEMRVREVDPVDVRRALDEIAATPTKYGRPRSVQTVKQVRSHLQAAWRHARAMRVTSDDPVDPAEVASGGDNQRPAQVVDALELSDARAILKVLADEDHRLYSLFLTSMVHGIRQGEGVGATWQQLNVEAGTLMVDRQITRDPAGRRHHKPPKGGRSRTITMAEVVVEALSAWRERWADDQGREPQPDDLIWPSELRHTRNGPVGGGPLGRAHLSRLLDRVAGRAGVGHVRWHALRHTAVSHAIDEGTEPSVVQDMVGHRTAQMTDRYTTVMDGAGRDAAKRLDDRWR is encoded by the coding sequence ATGGCTAGATCGCGCCGCGGCGACGGCCCCCTGGGCGGGATCAGCAAGCGCGCCGACGGGCGGTGGGCCGTCACCTGGTATGACCATCGGGGCCGCCGGCGAGTCACGACGCGCCGCACGCGAGATGAGGCGTATCAGCTGCTCCTCGATCGCCGCCACGAAGTCGGAATGCGGATCGACCGTGACCGCGATCCCCGCGTCCAAGAGGTCTTGGACGGGTGGTTCGCCGAGATGGAGCGGACAGGCAAGCCGGCTGCGTCCGCCCGCGCCAGCTACCGGGACCGGTGCAACCTGATCCCTCGGTGGTTCGTCGAGATGCGGGTCCGGGAGGTCGACCCCGTCGACGTCCGCCGGGCTCTTGACGAGATCGCCGCGACGCCGACCAAGTACGGCCGTCCGAGGAGCGTCCAGACCGTGAAGCAGGTCCGATCCCACCTGCAAGCCGCGTGGAGACACGCACGCGCCATGCGCGTCACGTCGGACGATCCCGTCGACCCCGCCGAGGTGGCCTCCGGTGGTGACAATCAGCGGCCTGCGCAGGTGGTCGATGCGCTCGAGCTTTCCGACGCCCGGGCGATCTTGAAGGTCCTGGCCGATGAGGACCACCGGCTCTACTCGCTATTCCTGACGAGCATGGTTCACGGCATCAGACAGGGCGAGGGCGTGGGTGCCACGTGGCAACAGCTCAACGTCGAGGCCGGGACCTTGATGGTCGATCGGCAGATCACCCGCGACCCAGCGGGCAGGCGCCATCACAAGCCTCCGAAGGGCGGCCGATCGCGCACGATCACTATGGCCGAGGTCGTCGTCGAGGCGCTCAGCGCCTGGCGTGAACGATGGGCGGACGATCAGGGACGCGAGCCGCAGCCGGACGACCTGATCTGGCCGAGCGAGCTGCGGCACACCCGCAACGGGCCCGTCGGCGGCGGTCCGCTGGGGAGGGCACATCTTTCCCGGCTCCTGGACCGGGTCGCGGGCCGTGCGGGCGTCGGGCATGTGCGCTGGCATGCGCTGCGTCACACCGCGGTGTCGCACGCGATCGACGAGGGGACTGAGCCGTCAGTCGTGCAAGACATGGTGGGTCACAGGACCGCGCAGATGACGGATCGGTACACGACCGTCATGGACGGGGCCGGGCGGGATGCGGCGAAGCGTCTCGACGACCGATGGCGTTGA
- a CDS encoding type IV toxin-antitoxin system AbiEi family antitoxin domain-containing protein → MPGDRQALRHRLYALAAEQAGYFTAAQAVQIGYSHQAQKYHVDHGNWTRVDRGIFRIPEWPAGPNDGLVRWVLWSKHRAVVSHDSAAAAYGLGLLNPAKVHLTVPPDFRMSDPVVVLHRGVLPDSDVTTLEGATITTVLRTVLDVIESHFDEELVASVVDDAVATGGVTAGLIRRRMHELSPDARLRADRVLAGTSS, encoded by the coding sequence ATGCCGGGGGACCGACAAGCGCTCCGACACCGCCTCTACGCCCTCGCGGCCGAACAGGCGGGGTACTTCACGGCGGCCCAGGCCGTCCAGATCGGCTACTCCCACCAGGCGCAGAAGTACCACGTCGACCACGGCAACTGGACACGCGTCGACCGAGGGATCTTCCGCATCCCGGAGTGGCCGGCAGGACCCAACGACGGGCTCGTCCGGTGGGTGCTGTGGTCCAAGCACCGGGCAGTGGTGTCGCACGACTCCGCCGCCGCAGCGTACGGCCTGGGTCTCCTCAACCCCGCCAAGGTGCACCTGACGGTCCCACCGGACTTCCGGATGTCCGATCCCGTCGTCGTCCTGCACCGGGGCGTCCTCCCGGACAGCGACGTCACCACGCTCGAAGGGGCCACCATCACGACCGTCCTCCGCACCGTGCTCGATGTCATCGAGTCCCACTTCGACGAGGAGCTGGTCGCGAGCGTCGTCGACGATGCGGTCGCGACGGGCGGGGTGACGGCTGGTCTGATCCGGCGACGCATGCACGAGCTGAGCCCCGACGCGCGGCTACGGGCGGACCGCGTTCTGGCCGGCACGTCCTCATGA
- a CDS encoding helix-turn-helix domain-containing protein produces the protein MPALSARQNRAAQRRQDHDHDRLRALVRETRETQGLSIERAAAMAGVSPTTWGRYESGHTTPHGTTLESFRRALQLPRHIWEDRYQDQQELEAQEHARIEARVAEQTVVLLSPWSPRTWDEERELLTQVFAGRARVVDSYGELMHEPLPGEDEVRELLGRMTAKDRRRAVEVLKAMADG, from the coding sequence ATGCCTGCCTTGAGTGCCCGTCAGAACCGCGCGGCCCAGAGGCGGCAGGATCACGACCACGATCGGCTGCGGGCGCTCGTGCGCGAGACGCGGGAAACGCAGGGTCTGTCCATCGAACGCGCCGCCGCGATGGCTGGCGTCAGTCCCACGACGTGGGGCCGTTACGAGTCCGGCCACACCACGCCTCACGGGACCACGCTCGAGTCCTTCAGGCGCGCCCTGCAGTTGCCACGCCATATCTGGGAGGACCGCTACCAAGACCAGCAGGAACTCGAAGCTCAGGAACACGCCCGGATCGAGGCTCGAGTTGCGGAGCAGACTGTCGTGCTCCTCAGCCCGTGGTCGCCGCGGACTTGGGACGAGGAGCGCGAGCTGCTCACCCAGGTCTTCGCAGGTCGAGCTCGTGTCGTAGACAGCTATGGCGAGTTGATGCACGAACCACTGCCAGGGGAGGACGAGGTGCGGGAGCTGCTGGGCCGGATGACCGCCAAAGATCGGCGTCGTGCCGTCGAGGTCCTCAAGGCCATGGCGGATGGCTAG
- a CDS encoding threonine synthase — protein MESCLTFLEGSATHARYDADVLQTLDPVDGAPLLARYDLERAGRTMTPRALAERHGPGMWRWGELLPIRDRRHITYLGEGSTPLLGATRIGSALGLDDLLVKAEGLNPTGAFKARGMAAAVSRARELGATSLIVPSAGNAGGALAAYGAAAGLPVTVVLPADSPQVNVVEAQMCGARVVLVEGVISDCGQVARAIAARTGAFDVSTLKEPYRVEGKKTMGLELVEQLSWAVPDVIVYPTGGGTGLVGMWKAFDELEALGFIGSARPRMVAAQAEGCAPMVRAFERGDETAEPWVDPHTRASGLRVPSAVGDRLILSALRESGGTAVAVGESDIDAIQRLVGRRGGGYVSPESATAFAARGAVAADGWVSANERVVVFDCGIGHKYPPPPLEPPPLVPAAALADPDALAAAVAPLTGPARPEPRDVTPPPAAQSPAPRRTGSPRTEPPRPDGRDARGRQTGGSDVLADLLARRRAARPETEDRTTRSDREDRAARPATPDRGLRLPLPPFREIVVPPLPTPPRRPSDDG, from the coding sequence GTGGAGTCATGCCTCACGTTCCTCGAGGGCTCGGCGACCCACGCCCGCTACGACGCCGACGTCCTGCAGACCCTCGACCCCGTCGACGGCGCGCCGCTGCTGGCGCGCTACGACCTCGAGCGCGCCGGTCGGACGATGACGCCGCGGGCGCTCGCCGAGCGGCACGGCCCCGGGATGTGGCGCTGGGGCGAGCTCCTGCCGATCCGCGACCGCCGGCACATCACCTACCTCGGGGAGGGGTCGACGCCCCTGCTCGGCGCCACCCGGATCGGGTCCGCGCTGGGCCTCGACGACCTGCTCGTCAAGGCGGAGGGGCTGAACCCCACCGGGGCCTTCAAGGCCCGCGGGATGGCCGCGGCGGTGTCACGAGCCCGTGAGCTCGGCGCCACCTCCCTGATCGTCCCGTCCGCCGGCAACGCCGGTGGGGCGCTGGCGGCCTACGGCGCCGCCGCCGGGCTGCCGGTGACCGTGGTGCTCCCGGCCGACTCCCCGCAGGTGAACGTCGTCGAGGCGCAGATGTGCGGCGCCCGCGTCGTGCTGGTGGAGGGGGTGATCAGCGACTGCGGCCAGGTCGCGCGGGCGATCGCGGCGCGGACCGGCGCCTTCGACGTCTCCACCCTCAAGGAGCCCTACCGGGTCGAGGGCAAGAAGACGATGGGCCTCGAGCTGGTCGAGCAGCTCAGCTGGGCGGTCCCCGACGTCATCGTCTACCCGACGGGCGGCGGCACCGGGCTGGTCGGCATGTGGAAGGCCTTCGACGAGCTCGAGGCGCTCGGGTTCATCGGGTCGGCCCGGCCGCGGATGGTCGCCGCGCAGGCGGAGGGGTGCGCGCCAATGGTGCGGGCGTTCGAGCGGGGTGACGAGACCGCTGAGCCGTGGGTCGACCCGCACACCCGGGCGAGCGGCCTGCGGGTCCCGAGCGCGGTCGGGGACCGGCTGATCCTCTCGGCGCTGCGCGAGTCCGGCGGCACCGCCGTCGCCGTCGGGGAGTCCGACATCGACGCGATCCAGCGGCTCGTCGGCCGGCGCGGCGGCGGGTACGTCTCGCCCGAGAGCGCGACCGCGTTCGCGGCGCGGGGGGCGGTGGCCGCCGACGGCTGGGTCAGCGCCAACGAGCGCGTGGTGGTCTTCGACTGCGGGATCGGCCACAAGTACCCGCCACCGCCACTCGAACCGCCGCCGCTCGTCCCGGCCGCCGCGCTGGCGGATCCCGACGCGCTCGCCGCGGCGGTCGCCCCGCTGACCGGCCCGGCCCGCCCGGAGCCGCGCGACGTGACGCCACCGCCCGCAGCGCAGTCACCCGCGCCGCGACGCACAGGGTCGCCACGCACAGAGCCGCCACGCCCAGACGGTCGCGACGCCCGTGGCCGCCAGACCGGCGGATCGGACGTCCTCGCGGACCTCCTCGCGCGCCGCCGCGCTGCGCGCCCGGAGACGGAGGACCGCACCACGCGCTCGGACCGCGAGGACCGCGCCGCGCGCCCGGCGACGCCGGACCGCGGGTTGCGCCTGCCGCTCCCGCCGTTCCGCGAGATCGTCGTCCCCCCGCTCCCGACCCCACCCAGGAGGCCGTCGGACGATGGCTGA
- a CDS encoding nucleotidyl transferase AbiEii/AbiGii toxin family protein: MRYTEPDAFRMALEARMRQAADAQDRDLARLRRTVAFDRFLARLAVSAHGAWLLKGGAALQFRMPERARATRDIDLAARALADPADQLLEDLEADPFGDHFSFRVTGRRELSDMPDRGIVLRLSVEARLGSRVFERFVVDVVRSAAAATDADRVRLGEMLDFADLPVVDIPVLDLATHWAEKLSAYLRRYDDRPNTRVKDLVDLVLLIEHGLAPDRRLHDEVVHTFINRQQHLPVTLPSMAEEWAAPFTTMAVELGLHTRTAADAHATVQQFWDAARELGDESDRGSHGT; the protein is encoded by the coding sequence ATGAGGTACACCGAACCCGACGCCTTCCGGATGGCGCTCGAAGCCCGGATGCGACAGGCCGCGGACGCTCAGGACCGCGACCTGGCTCGTCTCCGACGGACCGTCGCCTTCGATCGGTTCCTTGCGAGGTTGGCGGTATCAGCGCACGGCGCCTGGCTGCTCAAGGGCGGAGCGGCGCTGCAGTTCCGGATGCCCGAACGGGCTCGGGCGACGCGAGACATCGACCTGGCCGCACGTGCGCTTGCCGACCCCGCCGACCAGTTGCTCGAGGATCTGGAGGCCGACCCGTTCGGCGACCACTTCTCCTTCCGCGTCACGGGACGGCGGGAGCTCTCGGACATGCCGGATCGAGGGATCGTCCTCCGACTGTCCGTGGAGGCTCGATTGGGCAGCCGGGTCTTCGAGCGGTTCGTCGTGGACGTGGTGCGCAGTGCCGCCGCGGCCACCGATGCGGACCGTGTCCGGCTGGGCGAGATGCTGGACTTCGCGGACCTGCCGGTCGTGGACATCCCCGTCCTCGATCTGGCGACGCACTGGGCTGAGAAGCTCAGCGCGTACCTCCGGCGCTACGACGACCGGCCCAACACGAGGGTGAAGGACCTGGTCGACCTCGTCCTGCTCATCGAGCACGGGCTGGCACCCGACCGGCGGCTCCACGACGAGGTGGTGCACACGTTCATCAACCGGCAGCAGCATCTCCCGGTCACCCTGCCGTCCATGGCGGAGGAGTGGGCAGCACCGTTCACGACCATGGCCGTTGAGCTGGGTCTGCACACGCGCACGGCCGCCGACGCACACGCAACCGTTCAGCAGTTCTGGGACGCCGCGCGCGAGCTCGGCGATGAATCGGATCGAGGATCCCATGGCACGTAG
- the radC gene encoding DNA repair protein RadC, producing MGNTIAALPSRARPRERLAVAGREALSEAELLALQLRSGTPGSSAMALAADLLAEFGSLRRLSEAGVEELGRVPGVGAAKAAAIVAAFELGRRVPREESGTVLRRASDVAELAANTLAGLRLERAVVFVCDRHGRLLAEVRLSDGTADRALVDVREVLHAVLRHDGATFALAHNHPSGDPQPSPADIEVTATVAAGAKAVGLRFMGHVVVAGADWSEVPLSSARRRHG from the coding sequence GTGGGTAACACGATCGCCGCCCTGCCATCGAGGGCGCGACCACGCGAGCGGCTGGCCGTGGCCGGACGGGAGGCGTTGAGCGAAGCCGAGTTGCTCGCGCTCCAACTGCGCAGCGGAACACCAGGGAGCAGCGCGATGGCGCTCGCCGCGGACCTGCTCGCCGAGTTCGGCAGTCTGCGGCGGTTGAGCGAGGCCGGCGTCGAGGAGCTGGGTCGGGTCCCCGGTGTCGGAGCGGCCAAGGCTGCCGCGATCGTCGCGGCCTTCGAGCTGGGGCGTCGGGTGCCGCGTGAGGAGTCCGGCACGGTGCTGCGCCGTGCGTCCGACGTGGCTGAGCTGGCAGCGAACACGTTGGCCGGCTTGCGGCTCGAGCGCGCGGTCGTCTTCGTCTGCGACCGTCATGGACGGCTGCTCGCCGAGGTGCGGCTGTCGGACGGCACCGCGGACCGTGCGCTGGTCGATGTGCGCGAGGTGCTGCACGCCGTCCTCCGCCACGATGGTGCGACGTTCGCACTGGCGCACAACCACCCCTCCGGCGACCCGCAGCCGAGCCCGGCCGACATCGAGGTCACCGCCACGGTCGCTGCCGGCGCCAAGGCGGTTGGCCTGCGGTTCATGGGCCACGTCGTGGTCGCCGGGGCCGACTGGAGCGAAGTACCGCTTAGCTCAGCCCGGCGAAGGCACGGTTGA
- the hsdR gene encoding EcoAI/FtnUII family type I restriction enzme subunit R, with translation MRVGPTESETCRELILPALRAAGWDDDGIVEEFRITDGRILPLGGRHRRDRPLRADYVLLVAGVPVAVVEAKRSARSTADGIGQAKVYARLLDLPLAYASNGTVTVRVDIAGGTEEFNAPFPTPEEAWEHFTSGKGLTPVTRRAYTEPFNRDLRLSDGRVKAPRYYQRTAINRTVERVLAGEERLLVVMATGTGKSFLAMQIAWKLQRTGWVADRPPRILYLADRNILIDQPRQREFVPVFGEHAIHKFAGEMKTGRDIYFGLYQNLGVGEDAWFRQYPPDYFDAVIVDECHRGSSTDSSTWRQILEYFGPATQIGLTATPVVSTDADTYRHFGPPIFEYSLAQGIEDGFLAPYTVRRVVLSADAFGFAPEEGELDLFGHEIPDRLYETAQFERVVALLSRTETAANHLTAHLRRTGRHAKTIIFCVNSDHADAMRRALHNANADLTSADPDYVVRIVSAEYEAGRLLDEFRDPERRSPTIATTSQLLSTGVDIPSVRNIVLFRPIGSIALFKQIIGRGTRLDPDTDKWQFEIIDYCGATRLFEDPEFDGPPLVETDEEIDETGQVVNQVDEVHEPPVEDGPHETEEGDLDTQDDVRKYYVDDEPVWVVAEGVFRLDPSTRRPKLVEYRTFLVDAIRDLAPTAAELRARWGEGATRRTIIDALAERGIDLAEAREQTGLHDADPLDVLVHLAWNEPLESRHDRVRRVRAERAAFFERFSADARMVLDALLDKYAEHGPDELTPAALRVPPLADLGSPVELANRFGGVDALRSAISELHDQLYAA, from the coding sequence GTGCGGGTGGGCCCAACGGAGAGCGAGACCTGTCGGGAGCTGATCCTCCCCGCCCTCCGCGCGGCCGGCTGGGACGACGACGGCATCGTCGAGGAGTTCCGCATCACGGACGGGCGGATCCTGCCGTTGGGCGGCCGGCATCGACGTGACCGGCCCTTGCGAGCGGACTACGTCCTCCTCGTCGCTGGCGTCCCCGTCGCCGTCGTCGAAGCCAAGCGCAGCGCGCGCAGCACCGCCGACGGCATCGGCCAGGCCAAGGTCTACGCGCGACTTCTGGACCTCCCACTCGCCTACGCATCCAACGGCACCGTGACCGTCCGGGTCGACATCGCGGGCGGCACCGAGGAGTTCAACGCCCCCTTCCCCACCCCAGAGGAGGCATGGGAGCACTTCACGTCCGGCAAGGGACTCACCCCCGTCACCCGTCGGGCGTACACCGAGCCGTTCAACCGTGACCTCCGTCTCTCCGATGGCCGTGTGAAGGCTCCGCGCTACTACCAGCGAACCGCCATCAACCGCACCGTCGAGCGGGTCCTGGCTGGTGAGGAGCGTCTGCTCGTCGTCATGGCCACGGGCACCGGCAAGTCCTTCCTGGCGATGCAGATCGCCTGGAAGCTGCAGCGCACCGGGTGGGTCGCGGACCGACCGCCGCGCATCCTCTACCTGGCGGACCGGAACATCTTGATCGACCAGCCCCGTCAGCGGGAGTTCGTCCCGGTCTTCGGCGAGCACGCCATCCACAAGTTCGCCGGTGAGATGAAGACCGGGCGGGACATCTACTTCGGGCTGTACCAGAACCTCGGCGTGGGCGAGGACGCATGGTTCAGGCAGTACCCACCGGACTACTTCGACGCGGTCATCGTCGACGAGTGCCATCGCGGCAGCTCGACCGACAGCTCGACATGGCGCCAGATCCTCGAGTACTTCGGCCCGGCCACGCAGATCGGGCTCACGGCCACGCCGGTTGTGAGCACCGACGCCGACACGTACCGCCACTTCGGGCCCCCGATCTTCGAGTACTCCCTCGCCCAGGGCATCGAGGATGGGTTCCTGGCGCCCTACACCGTGCGCAGGGTGGTCCTGAGCGCCGATGCGTTCGGGTTCGCCCCCGAAGAGGGGGAGCTGGACCTGTTCGGCCACGAGATCCCCGACCGGCTCTACGAGACCGCGCAGTTCGAGCGGGTCGTCGCCCTGTTGTCACGCACCGAGACGGCCGCGAACCACCTGACCGCACACCTCCGTCGCACGGGCCGGCATGCGAAGACCATCATCTTCTGCGTCAACTCCGATCACGCAGACGCCATGCGGCGTGCGTTGCACAACGCGAACGCGGACCTGACGTCCGCCGACCCCGACTACGTCGTCCGGATCGTCTCCGCGGAGTACGAGGCGGGCCGACTGCTCGACGAGTTCCGGGACCCGGAACGACGCTCCCCGACCATCGCCACGACGTCCCAACTGCTCTCCACCGGCGTCGACATCCCGTCGGTCCGCAACATCGTGTTGTTCCGCCCCATCGGGTCGATCGCCCTGTTCAAGCAGATCATCGGACGGGGCACCCGGTTGGACCCCGACACCGACAAGTGGCAGTTCGAGATCATCGACTACTGCGGTGCGACTCGCCTCTTCGAGGACCCCGAGTTCGACGGACCGCCGCTGGTCGAGACCGATGAGGAGATCGACGAGACCGGCCAGGTCGTCAACCAAGTCGACGAGGTGCACGAACCTCCCGTAGAGGACGGTCCACACGAGACCGAGGAGGGCGATCTGGACACCCAGGACGACGTCCGGAAGTACTACGTCGATGACGAGCCGGTCTGGGTCGTCGCGGAGGGTGTCTTCAGGCTTGACCCCTCCACCCGACGCCCGAAGCTGGTCGAGTACCGGACCTTCCTCGTCGACGCGATCCGCGACCTCGCGCCCACCGCCGCGGAGCTCCGCGCCAGATGGGGCGAAGGAGCAACCCGGAGGACGATCATCGACGCGCTCGCCGAGCGGGGGATCGATCTCGCAGAGGCCAGAGAGCAGACCGGGCTGCACGACGCGGACCCACTGGACGTGCTGGTCCACCTCGCCTGGAACGAACCGCTCGAGTCGCGCCACGACCGGGTCCGCCGCGTGCGAGCCGAGCGGGCAGCGTTCTTCGAACGGTTCAGCGCCGACGCGCGGATGGTCCTCGACGCCCTGCTGGACAAGTACGCCGAACACGGGCCGGACGAACTGACCCCCGCCGCCCTCCGCGTACCGCCGTTGGCTGACCTCGGATCGCCTGTGGAACTCGCCAACCGGTTCGGAGGCGTTGATGCGCTCCGCTCAGCCATATCGGAGCTCCACGACCAGCTCTACGCGGCGTAG
- a CDS encoding helix-turn-helix domain-containing protein: protein MHQNAGECKGLNGLPSAVSGLCCVLQSPTVSTSGSNIMASTTRPVNRRAVPAGHVDCWDAAKRIGCSERTVRTLIAEGEIPSILYKPSRRRIMRIEDVDAYIGRMSRTL from the coding sequence ATGCACCAGAATGCAGGTGAATGCAAAGGGCTGAACGGCTTGCCGTCCGCGGTTTCAGGGCTATGCTGCGTGCTACAGTCCCCTACAGTTTCGACCTCGGGATCCAACATCATGGCCTCTACTACCCGACCTGTTAATCGCCGTGCCGTTCCGGCCGGCCACGTCGACTGCTGGGACGCAGCGAAGCGCATCGGCTGCAGTGAACGGACGGTGCGCACTCTCATCGCCGAGGGGGAAATCCCCAGCATCCTGTACAAGCCGTCACGGCGACGCATCATGCGCATCGAAGACGTTGACGCCTACATCGGCCGTATGTCCCGCACGCTGTAG
- a CDS encoding N-6 DNA methylase, which yields MARRKSSAAPPTPQARLRSVINSARKTMRKDAGLNGDLDRIPQLAWLLFLKAFDGIEMEREIVEDDYRPAIEAPYRWRDWAADRIDGRTGDDLLRFVNDDLFPYLRGLTGDTDRDPRDILSTVFKETYNRMVSGYLLSDVIEQVNDVDFTSSEDVHTMALLYESMLREMRDAAGDSGEFYTPRPAIRFMVQMVDPQLGETVLDPACGTGGFLVETLEHLQPKLETVAEHEQLAVDLRGIEKKPLPYLLGMMNLLLHGLPRPNLVRGNALARPLTEITRAERVDVILTNPPFGGEEEKSILSNFPAGTQTAETAWLFIQLVQRMLADGGRCGIVVPNGVLFADGAGARIKERLLTTCDLHTVVRLGSGVFAPYTDIPSNLLFFDKTGPTKEVWFYEIPTPEDRKKYSKTRPMRFEEFADCIEWWGGRERLDRAETERAWRVDAETIAESGWNLDLKNPHRPDDLAHRPPGELIAELLETEREILSLLEELDAEFGDTA from the coding sequence ATGGCACGTAGGAAGAGCAGCGCGGCCCCGCCGACGCCGCAGGCGAGGCTGCGGTCGGTGATCAACTCGGCCCGCAAGACCATGCGCAAGGACGCAGGGCTCAACGGCGATCTGGACAGGATCCCGCAGCTGGCCTGGCTGCTGTTCCTGAAGGCCTTCGACGGGATCGAGATGGAGCGCGAGATCGTCGAGGACGACTACCGCCCCGCCATCGAGGCGCCCTACCGCTGGCGCGACTGGGCCGCCGACCGCATCGACGGCCGCACAGGTGATGACCTGCTCCGGTTCGTCAACGACGACCTCTTCCCCTACCTGCGCGGTCTGACAGGCGACACCGACCGCGATCCGCGGGACATCCTCTCGACGGTCTTCAAGGAGACCTACAACCGCATGGTCTCCGGCTACCTGCTGTCCGACGTCATCGAGCAGGTCAACGACGTGGACTTCACCTCCTCCGAGGACGTCCACACCATGGCCCTGCTGTACGAGTCCATGTTGCGAGAGATGCGCGACGCGGCTGGCGACTCCGGCGAGTTCTACACACCGCGTCCCGCCATCCGGTTCATGGTGCAGATGGTCGACCCGCAGCTGGGCGAGACCGTGCTGGACCCAGCCTGCGGGACCGGCGGGTTCCTGGTCGAGACGTTGGAGCACCTACAGCCCAAGCTGGAGACCGTCGCTGAGCACGAGCAGCTGGCAGTCGACCTGCGCGGGATCGAGAAGAAGCCGCTGCCCTACTTGCTGGGGATGATGAACCTGCTGCTGCACGGGCTTCCCCGGCCGAACCTGGTGCGCGGCAACGCGCTGGCCCGGCCACTGACAGAGATCACCCGTGCGGAACGCGTGGACGTGATCCTGACCAACCCGCCCTTCGGTGGTGAGGAGGAGAAGTCGATCCTGTCCAACTTCCCGGCCGGGACGCAGACCGCCGAGACGGCCTGGCTGTTCATCCAGCTCGTGCAGCGGATGCTGGCCGACGGAGGTCGCTGCGGCATCGTCGTGCCCAACGGCGTGCTGTTCGCCGACGGCGCTGGAGCGAGGATCAAGGAGAGGCTGCTCACGACGTGTGACCTGCACACCGTCGTCCGGCTGGGGTCGGGCGTGTTCGCGCCGTACACCGACATCCCCTCGAACCTGCTGTTCTTCGACAAGACCGGTCCGACGAAGGAGGTCTGGTTCTACGAGATCCCCACGCCGGAGGACCGCAAGAAGTACTCCAAGACCCGCCCGATGCGCTTCGAGGAGTTCGCCGACTGCATCGAGTGGTGGGGCGGCCGTGAGCGGCTGGACCGAGCCGAGACCGAACGCGCTTGGCGCGTCGATGCCGAGACCATCGCCGAGTCCGGCTGGAACCTGGACCTGAAGAACCCCCATCGTCCCGACGACCTGGCCCATCGGCCACCGGGCGAGCTCATCGCCGAGCTGCTGGAGACCGAGCGCGAGATCCTGTCGCTATTGGAGGAGCTGGACGCCGAGTTCGGGGACACGGCGTGA